The nucleotide window CGGCGAGTTGGCGGTGGACGCAACCGACAAGGAGCGAGCGCAGTTTTTCCAAGGTCCGGTAAAGACTGTGGACCGACTTCTTCCCCGATGCCGCGAGCTCCGCGATCGAGGTTCCGCGGGAATAGCGGGCCAGGATGATCGTGCGGGAGTTGGTGTCCAGCTTGCCGAGGCATTCATCCAGGGCCACACGGGCGGGCTCGGCGAGACTCCGGGAGGAAGCCTCCTCCGCCAGCAGAGCCACCAGCTCTTCCGAAAACACCAGGCCCGAAAACACCAGACGATCACGGCTGCGCTTCTTCCGGAAGCGCAGCACTTCGAAATACGCCAGACTGTTGGCCCAGGGTAGGAACTCGCGTTCCCGATCGTAGGTTTCAAATTTCTCCCACAAGCTGAGCGCCACATCCTGCATCAGTTCATCCAAATCGGCGGGCTGCGGATGAATGCTCAGAATGAAATTCCGGATGGCCGGTTGATGTGGCACCATCCGCGAGAGGAACTCGCGGGTCTGCTCGTCATGGGGAGTGGTCATAGTGGTGCTCTTAAAGGTATAAGCCCCGCGCGGACCCTTTTGGCGGAGTATTTCATGAAATTTTTCCGGAGCCCGGGACAGGACCTCCCGTGAGGTGCGCGGCAACCGGTCAACCGATTGGACCGGATCGGCCAACCGGTGCGTTCCACGCTCCAACGCCGCGCCTTACGACCTACAGATCGGCAGCCAATCTGATATGCCTGTGCCTTCGCGCCGCGCTTGAAGGTTTTTCAGCCGCGCTTGCCGTCCACCGGGAGCATTTCACCTGGTGGTCCGGAGGTCATTGATGACGATGGTCTGCACCGACTTCTCGGGAAGCGTGACGGAGAGGCTGCCACCCTGGAACGTGACTGCGGTTGAAATCTGGTAGCGCGCCTGTCCATGTGGCTGGGTAAGCCAGACATCCGCCCGGCCGGTGGCTGCGAATTTCGACAGATCGAAGCGCGCGGTGCGGGCCTTGTCCGAATCATTCAGGCAGACCAGCGTGAGGCGGGCATGCTGCACATCATAGGCGGCGATGGTGGATTCATCCCCGGTGGTCAGAATGATCGCCCCCTGTGGGATGCTGCGGGTGTATTGTGCCAGCACGTGCCACTTCGGATTGATCTGTGTCATGCGGCCTCCGCGCAGGTTCCCCGCCACCAGTCCCCAGCCGCCGCCATCCACCGCCTGCCAGTAGGACCAGGACACGGCGCGGAGGTGGGCGATGTCCCGATGAAGATTGCGGGCCATGTTCAAGCCGTGCGGATCGCCATCGCCGTATTCGGAATTCCACACCACCTTGCCATCGACTGCGGCGATGCGGTGCAGTTCCGCGCGGTCGCCCTTCGCTTCCTGATAGCCGTGGACGTTCACATGGCTGACGAGCTTCTTCACCTCCGGGCTGAAGCTCTTCCATGTCTCGATCGCATGGTCGTAGTAGGTTTCCTCCGAGGCGGTGATGGGCAGGGATTTGAGATCGCGGCGGTCGAGCTCCTCGCGGACCAATGGAAGGAGGCGTGCCTGGGCGGGTGCGGAAACGTGGCAGCCCTCCTGTTTGCAATCCGCGAACCACCAGTCCGAACGCGGTTCATTGAAAGGCGCGACCGAGGTGAAGGTGATGCCCCATTGCTCGTTCGCACGTTTGGCGATGGTGGCAAGATAGATGGCGAAGTTCCGTTCGTGTTCGGTCGCCAGATTGTCGTCGGTGGGTTTCGGGCCGCCCGAGGGATTGTCGTTCTTCGTCATCCACCACATCGGTGAATTGGAGAACAACTCGAACTGCTTCACGCCGCGTTCCCTTGCCTTCGTGAGCATCAGCCGCTGCTTGGCATCCACATCCCAATTCCACGATTTGGAATTGGGGTCCGGATTCTTGCCATCCAGCCAGAAGCCTTCCATCTGGCGGTAGCGTTGGATGATCTTCGAGACGACCATTTTCCTGCCATCGACATCGTTCCAACCGCACGCGCCCGCGTTGTAGCGTGCGAAGGTCAGGCCGAGGCCGGGAATGAGATCGGGGCCAAGCTTGACCGGCTTGGTGGTGAAAAGCGCGTCGGCCAGATCATCCCGGTCGCCGAAGACTCCCGCCCACCACGCCAGCGAGATGCCCCATCCCTGCCAGGTGCCCTGCCGTGCGGCGGGATCGATCATCACACTACCGGTTTCCGCAGAGTGGGAATGGACCGGAAGCAGGGCGAGAGCGAAGGTGGTGAGAAGGGAGAAGACGTGTGACATGGGAGGCCGCTGGATTCACCAGCCAACGGCATGAAGCGCCCGCATGTTTCGCGTTTTTTGGAAATGTGGCGTGGGCCGGATGATTATTGGCGCTGCAACTCCAATTTTGTGCCCGTGACCTTCAGCGGCAGTTCGACGCGGTGGGTAGTCTCGTCCACGGACAGCTCCAGTTGCAGAGGCTTGGTCGGTTGATCCTTCAGATAGTTCTGGATTTCGGACTGCCAGTCGTTGCCCTGCAGGGTGAGCTCGATTTCGAGCTCCTCTGTCTGGACGATGCCGGAGGGATCCACATTCAGCACCCGGAATTTCACGTCATGATCATTGCCGCTTCCCGCCCGGTCCAGGCGCGTGGCGGCCTTTTGTTTGCCTGCGGCCACACGCAGCGTCGTCGTCCAGACCGGCAGGTTCGCGTAGGCGGAAACGGTGGCTCGTGCCTTGAGCTGGAATTTGCCGTCTTCCAGAGAACCTTCAGCGGACGTCCAGCGCACGCTATGCTGGGCCGGCAACAGCCCGAAGAACGAGGCGGCGGTGAGGGCGGGGGCGTCTTTCCTCAGCACCTTGTAGTGCCCGTACATCCCTTCCATCATGTGCTCGCCCACATGGCAATGGATCATCCAATTGCCCGGATTGTCCGCCACCATGTCCGCGAGCTTCATTGTGCCGGGCATCAGTTCGATCACGTCGGTGGAATGACCTGCGGCATCCTTCAACCGCGCGCCGTGCCAGTGGGCGGTGTGAACATCCGCTTCGTTGCCCAGTGCGAATAGATACCAGCGCACACGCTCGCCTTCCTTCATGTCCATGCCACCGGCATTGCCGAAGACGCGGCCATTGATCGCGTGGCGCATCGCCAGCTCGCGTTGCTCTTCCGCTTCGGCCCACGGCGGCGGACCGGCAGGAGGCGGACCGCCATCGATTCCCTTGCCGTCCGGAGTGGTGACCTGCTCGTAGAGCTCCTTGCTCTCGGTCATGCCGCTCTCATCGTAGTTCTGGAGCAACATCGCCATCTCGCGGTCCACATCGGCCGGTGTTCCATCCGGTCGCGCGCGCGCGGCATCGGTGACCACGATGAAACCGGAGAGGCCGGAGTTGATCTCTTCATCACCCAGCACGTGGCTGTGATAGAGCCATGGCTTGGAGCTCGGTTCATCCGGTCGCGGGCCGCTGGCCTCATCGAGATACCAGACGTAGGTGAAGCGCGCCTGCGGGGCGATCGAGGCACCGAGGCCGCGTTCCGAAAGGTAGCTGGAACCTTCGCTGTCCTTGTCATAGCGGACGCCGTGCGGATGCAGGGACACCGGCGTGGAAAGGCGGTTGAGAAGGGTGACCACGATGTATTCCCCGGTCACGCCACGCAGCACCGGTCCGAGAATGCCCAAGCGCTCGTCCGGCAGCGCGCGGGTGGTGAAGGTGGCATCGGTGTACTGCCTGTATCGTAGTTTCGGATAGGCGGGGTTCGCCAGGATCTGCGGCGGAATCTTGTTGCCCATCACCGGATCCTTTCCTTCCGGCAGGTAGTCCCACACCTCCGGCTCGGCGGCGAGATAGTAGTGCCTGACTTTCGCGGGATCGGGAGTTTGTCCGAAGTATTTGCCGCCGGGATCCGGATCGCCTTCGAAGACGGTCGGCTTCATCACCGGATTCGCCTGGCACCACGGGCACGCGGACAAGCGCGGAGCGCCGAGCATCATGGCCGATGCAGCCAGCAGGAGGGGGAGTGCGGCGGAAAATGCGCGCGGGGACATGCGAGGCTCATAGATCGGAAGCTGCCGGGAACAGCGTGTCCGATCGTGACAATTTCGTGACTCCGGATCGGCTTCCGGCGCGTTTTTTGTGACGTGGCGTTCACTGATTATTCTGTCACCAACGGAAAGTGGGAGAACCGCGATTGGGTGCTTCATTTCGCACCCGCTTGCCCCCCCTGCGGACAGATTTTTTGTGTGGAAGAAAGCCGGCCACGGAACGCCGTGCTGGCGCGATGATGTCATGCTTGCTGCGCATGATGGTCATCGTGCTATGCGGAGGTTCCTTGGCCGGTGTTTCCCACGCGCACGGCACGCATAGCGACCTCATGAAGCTGGTGGACGACCAACTCGCCAGGGAACCGCGGAATGGCGAGCTCTGGTATCGACGTGCCGAGCTCGATCTGGAGCACGGAGATTGGGCGGAAACCTTGCGCGACCTTGAAAAAACGGAGGAATGCGCCCCCGGGAAATTCCCGGTGCTGTGGGTGAAAGGCCAGGTGCTCGATGCGGAGAACAAGCCGGAGGAAGCGAAGGGCGTGCTCGATACCTTCCTCTCGGGAAACCCCACCCACTGGGCCGCGCTGGCATCGCGTGCCCGTGTCGAAACGAAGCTGGGGCTGCATGAAAAAGCAGTGCTCGACTACACTGCCGCGCTGGCGAACAACCGTGAGGCCGAGCCGGATCTGGTTCAGGAAACCGCGGCCTGTCTTGCTGCCAACGGCCACGACGATGAGGCGATCCGGGTGTTGGAAGCTGGATTGAAGCGCCTTGGCGCTATCCCTTCGCTGCAGATCAAGGTGATCGAGGTCGAGGTCAACGCCCGCCGCTACGATGCCGCGCTCGCCCGCGTGGCCATGATCGAGAAAAGCGCGCCGCGTCCCGAGCCGTGGATGGTGCAGCGGGCCGGTATCCTCATTCGTGCGGAACGTCCGCGTGAGGCGCGTGCCACGTGGGAGTCGCTGCTTTCCCATCTCCAATCGCTCCCGGACGCGGAGCGGGGTTCCCACGCCATGTCGGTATTCGCCCGCCAGGCCCGCACCGCGATCGCATCCCTCGATTCCTCCACCGCTCGCTCCAATCCCTTCGCATCACCAAATCCATGAACCTCCGCCACCTGCAACCACTGGCGGCCCTTGTCCTGTTGTCAGGAATGACACAGGCCCAATCGGTCAGCTTCACCGGTTCGTTCACCGAGAATTTCAACTCGATGGGCACCACCGGCACCACCCGCCCCACCGGCTGGACCACCAAGAATGGTGCGTCCGGCACGGATAACAACACCTGGGGATCGAGCGTCACCGCCAGCGCCGTCGCCGCCATGGTGAACATCACCAGCGCGCTTACCGCGAACAACGCGCCCACCGCCACGAACGTCAATGGCTACAACGCCCAGGGCGCTTCCTCCAGCGACCGGGTATTCTGCACCTCGCCTACCGGTCAGGCCGGTGTGGCCACGCAGCTCTCCCTGACCAACGGCACGGCTGCCGCGATTTCGAGCATCGTGGTGGGTTATGACACCCGTCGCTATACGGCTGCTTCTTCGGCCAATGAACTGCCGGGCTATTGGCTGTTCTACAGTCTCGACAACGGGACTACCTGGGCGAACGTCGCCGCGCTGAATCCCGCGATTTCCGGGACTTCCGGTGTGGTGGTTCCCAACACGGTCGGAGTGACCACCGTGCCCGCCACCACGGTGAGCCTTTCCGGGGCCTGGGCGGCGGGTGGCACGCTGTTGCTCCGGTGGATCGACGACAATGCCAACCAGACTTCTCCCGACCAGATCATCGGTCTGGACAACGTGGTCATCAATGCCGGTCAGCCGGGACCAACGGTGGCTCTGACCGCTCCCGCCAATGGTTCCACGACCGCATTGCCGGCCTCGGTGAATCTGGTGGCGAGCGCTTCCGATTCCAATGGCACGGTGGCCAAGGTCGAGTTCTACCAAGGCGCAACCAAGCTCGGGGAGGCGACCTCTTCGCCCTTCCAATACACCTGGACCGGTATGATTTCCGGCTCCTATTCGTTGACCGCGAAGGCGACCGACAATGATGGTGCCTCCACGACCTCGTCGCCCGTGACGATCACGGTGACGAATCCCTCGAACGTCGCCCCGGCGGTGGCGATCACTTCCGAATTTGATGGCCAGAAGGTTCCCGCGTCCACGCTGGTGCTCACGGCTTCCGCTTCGGACAGCGACGGCGTGGTTTCGAAGGTGGAGTTCTTCAACGGCGCGACCAAGCTCGGCGAAAGCACCACCGCTCCTTACTCGCTCACCCTCCCCAGTGTGGCGGTTGGCACCTATGCGATCACCGCCAAGGCCACCGACAACGATGGTGGCACGACCACCTCCGCGGTGGTGAATGTGCAGGCCGTGGCCTATACCGATACCACCGTGCTCAATCGCGGCTCGGTGTGGAAGTATCTCGACGATGGCTCCAACCAGGGAACTGCTTGGAAGGAAACCGCGTTCGACGACAGCGCGTGGGCATCCGGTGCCGCCCGTCTCGGCTATGGCGACACCCAGGTCACGGCGCTGCGCCAGGGCCCGTCCGGAATGACCAGCAGCACGAAGTACATCACCTACTACTTCCGCCGGACCTTCACCGTCTCGGACGTGTCAAAGGTGATCGGCCTGTCCTCCACCCTCCAGCGCGACGATGCCGCGGTCATCTACATCAACGGAGTGGAAGTCGCCCGCAGCAACATGCCTGCCGGTGCGTTCGACTACCTCACCAACTCCTCCACGATCGTCGATGCCGCGGACGAGACGACCTTCTTTCCACTGACCCTGCCGTTTGCTTCGCTGGTGACCGGTGAGAACACCATCGCCGTGGAAATCCACCAGCGTGACAATACCAGCTCCGATCTCGGGTTTGACATGGATCTCACCCTGGCCACCGAAGGCGGCAACGCGCGGCCGGTGGTGCAGATGACCTCTCCGGCCAATGGCAGCACCGCTTTCCTTGGCAATCCGATCCTGCTTTCCGCGGATGCTTCCGACAGTGATGGCACCATCGCCAAGGTCGAGTTCTTCAATGGCGCGACCAAGCTCGGCCAGGCCACCAGCGCCCCATGGCAATACACATGGAACGGCGTGACCGCAGGCAGCTACAGCCTCACCGCGGTGGCGACCGACGATCTCGGCGCCACGGGCACTTCGTCCGCCGTCAGTCTCACGGTGAGCACCGGCCCGTCCGGCACGCTCCAGCGTGGACCGTATCTGAACATGGCGAACCAGAACAGCATCGTGGTGCGCTGGCGCAGCTCACAGTCCGTGGTCGGCCGGGTCCGCTATGGCCTGTCTCCGACCGCGCTCAACCTGAGCACCGACGAAGCCTCCGCGAAGACCGATCACGAGGTGCGCCTCACCGGTCTCACCCCCTACACCCGCTACTACTACAGCGTCGGTTCCGCACAGGATGCGCTCACGCCGGAGTCGGCCGAGACCACTTCGTTCAAAGCGGTTGGAACTCTGGCCCCCACCGCGGCGGACTATACCTTCCGTACTTCGCCGGTTCCCGGCACGGCGACGGACACCCGCATCTGGATCATCGGCGACTGCGGTCGCGGTACCAGCACCCAGGCGGGCGGTCGTGAGGCGTATCAGACTTTCACCGGTTCGCGCATTCCCGATCTCAACCTCCAGCTCGGTGACAATGCCTACAACAGCGGCACCGATTCCGAGTATCAGACCGGCTACTTCAACATGTATGCCGACTACTTCCGGAAGATGCCGCAGTGGAGCACGCTGGGCAACCACGACGCCAACAACGGCGTGACCAACCCGGCCACCAACTTCCCGTACTTCGACATGTTCACCTTCCCGAAGGCGGGTGAATGCGGTGGCGTGGCTTCCGGCACGGAGCACTACTACAGCTTCGACTACGGCAACATCCACTTCATCTGTCTCGAT belongs to Luteolibacter ambystomatis and includes:
- a CDS encoding multicopper oxidase domain-containing protein; this translates as MSPRAFSAALPLLLAASAMMLGAPRLSACPWCQANPVMKPTVFEGDPDPGGKYFGQTPDPAKVRHYYLAAEPEVWDYLPEGKDPVMGNKIPPQILANPAYPKLRYRQYTDATFTTRALPDERLGILGPVLRGVTGEYIVVTLLNRLSTPVSLHPHGVRYDKDSEGSSYLSERGLGASIAPQARFTYVWYLDEASGPRPDEPSSKPWLYHSHVLGDEEINSGLSGFIVVTDAARARPDGTPADVDREMAMLLQNYDESGMTESKELYEQVTTPDGKGIDGGPPPAGPPPWAEAEEQRELAMRHAINGRVFGNAGGMDMKEGERVRWYLFALGNEADVHTAHWHGARLKDAAGHSTDVIELMPGTMKLADMVADNPGNWMIHCHVGEHMMEGMYGHYKVLRKDAPALTAASFFGLLPAQHSVRWTSAEGSLEDGKFQLKARATVSAYANLPVWTTTLRVAAGKQKAATRLDRAGSGNDHDVKFRVLNVDPSGIVQTEELEIELTLQGNDWQSEIQNYLKDQPTKPLQLELSVDETTHRVELPLKVTGTKLELQRQ
- a CDS encoding glycoside hydrolase, whose protein sequence is MSHVFSLLTTFALALLPVHSHSAETGSVMIDPAARQGTWQGWGISLAWWAGVFGDRDDLADALFTTKPVKLGPDLIPGLGLTFARYNAGACGWNDVDGRKMVVSKIIQRYRQMEGFWLDGKNPDPNSKSWNWDVDAKQRLMLTKARERGVKQFELFSNSPMWWMTKNDNPSGGPKPTDDNLATEHERNFAIYLATIAKRANEQWGITFTSVAPFNEPRSDWWFADCKQEGCHVSAPAQARLLPLVREELDRRDLKSLPITASEETYYDHAIETWKSFSPEVKKLVSHVNVHGYQEAKGDRAELHRIAAVDGKVVWNSEYGDGDPHGLNMARNLHRDIAHLRAVSWSYWQAVDGGGWGLVAGNLRGGRMTQINPKWHVLAQYTRSIPQGAIILTTGDESTIAAYDVQHARLTLVCLNDSDKARTARFDLSKFAATGRADVWLTQPHGQARYQISTAVTFQGGSLSVTLPEKSVQTIVINDLRTTR
- a CDS encoding tetratricopeptide repeat protein, translated to MMVIVLCGGSLAGVSHAHGTHSDLMKLVDDQLAREPRNGELWYRRAELDLEHGDWAETLRDLEKTEECAPGKFPVLWVKGQVLDAENKPEEAKGVLDTFLSGNPTHWAALASRARVETKLGLHEKAVLDYTAALANNREAEPDLVQETAACLAANGHDDEAIRVLEAGLKRLGAIPSLQIKVIEVEVNARRYDAALARVAMIEKSAPRPEPWMVQRAGILIRAERPREARATWESLLSHLQSLPDAERGSHAMSVFARQARTAIASLDSSTARSNPFASPNP
- a CDS encoding Ig-like domain-containing protein, with protein sequence MNLRHLQPLAALVLLSGMTQAQSVSFTGSFTENFNSMGTTGTTRPTGWTTKNGASGTDNNTWGSSVTASAVAAMVNITSALTANNAPTATNVNGYNAQGASSSDRVFCTSPTGQAGVATQLSLTNGTAAAISSIVVGYDTRRYTAASSANELPGYWLFYSLDNGTTWANVAALNPAISGTSGVVVPNTVGVTTVPATTVSLSGAWAAGGTLLLRWIDDNANQTSPDQIIGLDNVVINAGQPGPTVALTAPANGSTTALPASVNLVASASDSNGTVAKVEFYQGATKLGEATSSPFQYTWTGMISGSYSLTAKATDNDGASTTSSPVTITVTNPSNVAPAVAITSEFDGQKVPASTLVLTASASDSDGVVSKVEFFNGATKLGESTTAPYSLTLPSVAVGTYAITAKATDNDGGTTTSAVVNVQAVAYTDTTVLNRGSVWKYLDDGSNQGTAWKETAFDDSAWASGAARLGYGDTQVTALRQGPSGMTSSTKYITYYFRRTFTVSDVSKVIGLSSTLQRDDAAVIYINGVEVARSNMPAGAFDYLTNSSTIVDAADETTFFPLTLPFASLVTGENTIAVEIHQRDNTSSDLGFDMDLTLATEGGNARPVVQMTSPANGSTAFLGNPILLSADASDSDGTIAKVEFFNGATKLGQATSAPWQYTWNGVTAGSYSLTAVATDDLGATGTSSAVSLTVSTGPSGTLQRGPYLNMANQNSIVVRWRSSQSVVGRVRYGLSPTALNLSTDEASAKTDHEVRLTGLTPYTRYYYSVGSAQDALTPESAETTSFKAVGTLAPTAADYTFRTSPVPGTATDTRIWIIGDCGRGTSTQAGGREAYQTFTGSRIPDLNLQLGDNAYNSGTDSEYQTGYFNMYADYFRKMPQWSTLGNHDANNGVTNPATNFPYFDMFTFPKAGECGGVASGTEHYYSFDYGNIHFICLDSQASDTTVDNAATTGTNEDGPMAAWLRQDLASTTATWILAFWHHPPYSKGSHDSDSETQMVNMRTRFNPILEQGGVDMVFVGHSHNYERSFLLDGHYGTSGTITTAMKKNAGNGSTTGITTGASGVIRRAPNFTATTTTAGTVIPADGAYKKPLTGPRDHFGTVYNTAGMSGLADAGSINHTAMYISYNTVGTVNIDINGNTLKATYVQSGGATPDNYTIVKEGAADTDGDGIPDAYEMANGLNRYSNDANANTDGDGVSNFLQFAFGLDPRVGGDTTPVDVNVGSHSLAKRGMPATWYQATNNGTDFRVLFTRRKDYQEAGVSYTPQFSADLVNWTSSNATQEVVADGGDVEAVSIRYPLFVGGRKARYFRIQVSSNH
- a CDS encoding sigma-70 family RNA polymerase sigma factor; protein product: MTTPHDEQTREFLSRMVPHQPAIRNFILSIHPQPADLDELMQDVALSLWEKFETYDREREFLPWANSLAYFEVLRFRKKRSRDRLVFSGLVFSEELVALLAEEASSRSLAEPARVALDECLGKLDTNSRTIILARYSRGTSIAELAASGKKSVHSLYRTLEKLRSLLVGCVHRQLAAEGLIRTP